A single genomic interval of Primulina huaijiensis isolate GDHJ02 chromosome 7, ASM1229523v2, whole genome shotgun sequence harbors:
- the LOC140981252 gene encoding leucine-rich repeat extensin-like protein 6 — translation MKIINPLTIFKFLSLVFLFSKPSLQASNYSTPLPNPRLFNAFLALQAWKHAITDDPKNFTSNWYGPDVCQYNGIFCAPAPDDPHVITVAGVDLNHGGISGSLPEELGLLTDLALFHLNSNRFKGTIPDSFRNLHLLYELDVSNNLLSGKFPSVFLGLPSLKFLDIRFNKFQGKVPPGLFDKEFDAIFINNNDFQFTLPKNLGNSTVSALVLANNKLQGCLPSSIGKMAKTLNEIIISNAELVGCLPQEIGLLTKLTVFDVSSNKLVGSLPESIGNMKSLEQLNVAHNKLSGAIPESICLLPRLENFTFADNYFCTEPSSCRKIKAKDDSMNCIPYKPKQRSDEECRAFYSHPVDCSAFGCASRPAPPPSPPPPSPPPPPHHY, via the coding sequence ATGAAGATCATTAATCCATTAACCATTTTCAAATTCCTCTCCCTTGTATTCCTCTTCTCGAAACCATCTTTGCAAGCATCAAACTATTCCACCCCACTTCCAAACCCTAGACTTTTCAATGCATTCTTAGCCCTCCAAGCCTGGAAACATGCCATCACAGATGACCCAAAGAACTTCACTTCAAACTGGTATGGCCCTGATGTTTGCCAATACAATGGAATTTTCTGCGCCCCGGCCCCCGATGATCCACACGTAATCACGGTAGCTGGGGTCGATTTAAATCATGGTGGAATTTCAGGTTCATTGCCAGAAGAACTTGGCCTGTTAACTGATCTTGCCTTGTTCCATTTGAACTCGAACCGATTCAAAGGCACAATCCCAGATAGTTTTCGTAATCTTCATCTCTTATATGAACTTGATGTTAGTAATAATCTTCTGTCTGGAAAATTCCCTTCTGTCTTTCTTGGTCTGCCTTCGCTCAAATTCCTGGATATTCGATTTAACAAATTCCAGGGAAAGGTTCCACCAGGCTTATTTGATAAAGAATTCGACGccattttcataaacaacaATGATTTTCAGTTCACTCTTCCTAAAAACCTCGGGAACTCAACAGTTTCTGCTTTAGTTCTTGCCAATAACAAGCTCCAGGGTTGCTTGCCTTCAAGTATAGGCAAAATGGCGAAAACCCTGAACGAAATTATCATCAGTAACGCTGAACTGGTAGGGTGCTTGCCTCAGGAAATCGGGCTTTTGACTAAATTGACAGTGTTTGATGTGAGTTCTAACAAGCTTGTCGGGAGTTTGCCGGAATCTATTGGCAACATGAAGTCCCTGGAACAGCTGAATGTTGCTCATAACAAGCTCTCCGGGGCGATTCCTGAGAGCATCTGTTTGTTGCCGAGGCTGGAGAATTTCACTTTTGCTGATAATTACTTCTGTACAGAGCCAAGTTCGTGTCGGAAAATCAAAGCTAAGGATGATTCCATGAATTGTATACCATACAAGCCTAAACAGCGTTCTGATGAAGAATGCCGTGCTTTTTATTCACATCCAGTTGATTGTAGCGCTTTCGGCTGTGCGTCTCGGCCGGCTCCACCTCCATCACCGCCTCCGCCTtctccgccgccgccgccgcatCATTATTGA